The window GAATGGGAATTCCCTTTTTTCCGTACCCTACGCCGTGCGCGTGCCGGTTTCCGGATTGGACAACGAGGTGCGTGTTTCTCCCAGCGAGGTGGGATCCGTGGATATGGATACCGGGTCGGCCCGATTCAAGGCCGTGAATACGGTCGCGGAACCGGCGCCGCCCCGGGATGTGTTGCCTCCGACGGGTATTGAGGTGCCGCCTTCCGAATCGGACCAGCCGGGCGTGGAGCAAGGGACGGGCGTTTCCCCGGCTGACGGCATGACCCGGACGGAGGAGGATTCCGCGACAGTGGCGGCTTCGGAGCCGCCTTCTTCGTCTTTGGAGCAAGAGGCGGCGCAGGCCATGCGCGAGGCGCAGCAAGCCTATGACCAGGGGGAGGAGGACACCCCGCAACAGGTGTCTGAAGAAGCACCTGTGCAGGAGGAGGCCGTTGCGGATGCGGCTTCGGATGCCGAACCGCAGCAGGAAGGCGTCCGGGTGGACGACGAAGCCGTCCAGCAATCCATTGACACCATTGAGGCGGAAAACGCCCAGGCCCGCAGCGTGGCTCAGGACAGTGGGTTGCCACCGGAGCAGGCACAGCGTCTGGAGGCGTTGCAACTGCAATTGCTTAAGGCCCAGTCGCACGTGGCGGCAGGGAAACTGCGTGAAGCCAGGGACGAACTGGAAAGTATCTTGGCCGCCCCGGAACTGACGTCTGAGATGCGTCTGGAGGCGACATACAGTCTGGGCGGCGTGCTCATGACATTGTACAAGGACGCACCGGAAGCGCATTTTGACGAAATTACGAGTCTCTACAAAGAGGCCATGAACGCGGATACGGATTCGCCGAATATCCCTCAGGCATTGCTGAATCTGGGGTTGATCAATCTGCGCGTCGGCAACCTCCCCGAGGCCCGGGCCTATTTTGATTTGCTCCAATCCCAGTATCCGGACAACGAAAGCGTTCCCGCCGTGGAATACTATTGGGGAGAGCATTACTACCGGCAGCAGGATTGGCAGGAGGCGGCGGACCGTTTTCAGGATTTCATCGAGCGCTACCCCGAGCAGGAACGCCTGGCGCGTTTGGCGGCCTTTCGTTTGGCCGAGTCCCTGAAGAATCTCGGATTGTACGATCAGGCTTTTCAGATTGTGGATTATATCGACAAGCGCTGGCCCCAGGTTTTTGAATCCAATCCAGGGTTCCTCAAGCTGGCTGGTGACGTGGAGTACCACCTCGGCAAGCTGGACCCCGCCAAGGAACATTATTGGACCTATTACAATATCAACCCTCAGGCTGAGCAGGCGGATGTCGTGCTGGCCCGTATCGGAGATGTTTTTTTGCGGCAGGACAAGACCCGAGCGGCCCGAAGCATCTATGAACGCGTGGTGGAACAGTATCCCGATATGGAAGGCGGGCTGATCGCCAAGATGCGGCTGGCCGAGGAAGGCATTTACGACGAACCCACCATGCTGGAGATGGTCACGGTTTTTGACCGACCGTTCACGTTGCGTCCGAAGCAGGTCTACACGGAGATCGTAGACGAGCATCCGACCAGTCCGCTGGCTCCCCTGGCGCTACTCAAGTTGGGCATGTGGCATTTTTACCAGAAGGAATACCCCGAAGCACTGGCCGCAGCCCAGCGTCTCATGGATGAATACCCCCGTAGTGAGCTGACCGACCGTGCCAGGGAGCTGGGCAATCGGGCCTTTGCCCTGGCCGTGCCGCAGCTGCTGGACCAGGAACGCTATGCCGAAGTGGTGGACTACTGGGAGCGGTATCCGTTCATCAACGAATCCGAAGGCGAGGAAGGAAACGCCACTCGTATCGGCGTGGCCCGGGCGTATGCCGCTCTGGATCGGTACGACAAGTCCCTGGCGCTGCTCAAGCCATTCCTGCAGGAAGAGCAGGTGCCGGAATTTTCCGAGATGGCTCTGGCCGTGGCTGCGGACGTATATTTGAAACAACGTGCCTGGAATCGCATCAACAGTCTTTCCTCATTGGCCACGGAGCATTGGGATTTGTCGGACCGTGCTCGTCGGTTGCTCATGCACGCCAACGCCGTGGCGCTGGAAAATCTCGGTGAGCATCGCAAGAGTGCGCGGCTTTGGGCGCAGCTGGGTGCGGATGAGGACGTGGAAGCGTTTATCCGTGCCGACTCCCTCTATTTCATGGCCAAAGAGGCCATGAAGCATGACGATCTGCGCCGGGTCTTCGTGTATTCGCAGGAGGCGTTGTCCTTGCTGCTTTCCACCAATGGTGATCAGGAAAAGATCAAGGATTGCATGCTGATGTCCATTCATGCCACGGAGCGGTCAGGACGCTATCGGCAAGCCTTGAAGTGGGCGTTGGAATACGACAAGTATGTTCCTGAGGACGATGCCGAGTGGGCTGGGCATCGGTATAAGATTGCACAGCTGTATCGGAAGTCGGGCTTTCCGGAAGAATGGCGGGAGACCATGGAGGGACTGCGCGACGCTCGGCCTGGAACGCTGTATGGGCGTCTGGCCGCTACCGCATTGGAAACCGAGCAGTTGGAACGCCGCGCCTCGGAGTATGCACCGATTCCCAATTGAGAACTGTTGACCGATATACGTCAGCGTGTATTATAGGTTTTTGTTTCACGGAGAAGGGGGGATGACAATGAAGCGAGAGCCGATTGTTGCAGGACAGTTTTATCCGGCCGATCCTGGAATCCTGGAACGCGAGGTGCGTGGCTATTTATCCCAGGCCGATGTGTCCGAGACCGCGGAGGGACGGACGTTGCTGGCCATGGTGCCGCATGCGGGCTACATGTTCTCCGGGGGCGTCTGCGGACGGACATTGGGCGAGGCGCGTCTGCCCCGTACCATTGTGTTGCTCGGACCGAACCATACCGGCCTGGGGGAGCGCATGGCTGTGTGGGGGCAAGGGCAGTGGGAACTGCCCGGGGGCGGGATACCCATAGCGGAATCCCTGGCGCAGTCCATGGTGGCCCAGGTGCCGGGATGCACGTTCGATCCGCTGGCGCATAAACGGGAACATTCCTTGGAAGTGGTGCTGCCGTTCCTACGCTGCCTGCATCCGGAAATTCAGGTTGTTCCCGTGGCTGTTTCGGAGCCTTCACCGGAAAGTCTTGTGTCTGCGGGGCGGGTTTTGGGAGAATTGCTGGCCGCCTGGGAGGAACCGGTTTCCTTGGTCGTCAGCTCGGACATGAGCCATTATGTTTCTGAAAAGCGGGCTCATGAGTTGGATCGCATGGCCATTGACGCTCTGCGTTCGCTGGAGCCAGGCCTGCTATATGAAACCGTGCGCCGGGAGCGAATCACCATGTGCGGTGTGTTGCCCATGACCATGGGGCTGGCGGCCGTCGTGACCATGGGAGCGAAATCGGCCCGATTGGTGAGCTATGCCACGTCTGCCGAGGTGACGCAGGACGTGGAGCAGGTGGTGGGCTACGCCGGAATTCTTATGGATTGATCTTTTTATTGGGAGTGGTAGCGCACGAAGCGCATGAAAAAGGGACGGTCCTCGGACCGTCCCTTTGTTCTATGCGATGTTTGTCGGCCCGAAGGCGTACGCTTATTAGCGCCGACGTCCGCCGCCGCGGTTGTCGCGACCTCCGCGATTGTCGCGGCCGCCGCGGTCATTTCGTCCACCACCTCGGCGATCACGACCGCCGCCGGGACGCTTGAAGTCCTCGATGTTGACTTCCTGTCCAGCCTGCTCCATGAGCCAGGCCTTGCGGGACAGGCGAATACGGCCGCCCGCTTCCAGTTCGATGACCTTGACGGTCACTTCCTGGCCAAGCTGCACCACGTCGGAGACATTTTCCACACGTTCCACGTCGATCTGGGAAACGTGCAGCATGCCCTCCACACCGGGCAGGATTTCCACCAAGGCGCCCACTTCCAAGACCTTGCGCACCGTACCCACATAGTTGCGGCCCGGCACCGGGGTCTGGTCGTAGTATTGGACCATCTCGCGAGCCTTTTCCAGGGAAGCCTGGTTAGGGGCGAAGATCATCACCTTGCCGGAATCCTCGATGTCGATATCGGCCTGGGTCTCGGCGGTGATGGCTTTGATGTTCTTGCCGCCGGGTCCGATGACCGAGCGGATTTTCTCGGGATTGATGGTCAATTCGGCCATCTGCGGGGCGTAGGCGGAAAGCTCCTCACGGGGCTTCTCCAGGCATTCCTGCATGTGTTCCAGGATGTGCAGACGGGCTTCCCGGGCCTGCTTCAGAGCGCGGCGCAGCACGTCCGAAGGAATGCCGGTGATCTTGATGTCCATCTGGATCGCGGTCACGCCTTCCGCGGTACCCGCGCATTTGAAGTCCATATCGCCCAGGGCGTCCTCGTCGCCGAGAATATCCGTGAGCACGTAATATTCATCGTCTTCCTTGCACAGGCCCATGGCAATGCCGGCCACGGGAGCGTTGATGGGCACGCCGGCGTCCATCAGGGCCATGGTGGCACCGCAGACGGAAGCCATGGAGGACGAACCGTTGGATTCCATGATTTCGGAAACCACACGCACTGTGAAGGGGAATTCATCACCCGGCAACACCGGGCTGATGGCCCGCTCGGCCAGGGCGCCGTGGCCGATTTCGCGACGGCTGGGACCGCGCAGCATGCGGGCCTCACCCACGCAATACGGCGGGAAGTTATAATGCAGCATGAAGTCTTTGTTGAGTTCGCCGGTCAGGGTCTCGATGCGCTGTTCGTCGCGGGAGGAACCCAGGGTGGCCACGCAGCAGGCGCTGGTTTCGCCGCGGCGGAACAAAGCCGAGCCGTGGGTCATAGGCAGCAGTCCGACTTCAATGGAGAGGGGGCGCACCGTGGTCAGGTCGCGACCGTCGATGCGTTTGCCTTCTTCCACAATGCGGCGGCGGACGATCTTCTTTTCAAGTTTGGACAGCACGTCGCCAATGGCCTTGACCTTTTCGGGCTGCTCGGCCCATTTTTCGGCACCGGCATCCTTGACCTTGGTCTTGACCGCGTCCTTGGCAGCCTTGCGGGCCATCTTTTCCGGCGTGGTCAACGCGGTCTTCAGTTCGTCGGAGACCAGCTCTTCCACGAAAGAGGAGACCTCTTCGTCTTCCTGCGGTTCGACCACTTCCTGCTTGGGCTTGCCCACTTTCTCCCGCAGAGCGTCCTGCAGGTCGAACAAGGGCTTGATTTGCTCGTGTCCCCATTCCAGGGCGTCGGCAATGATGGATTCGGAAAGGAAGTTGGCTCCGCCTTCAACCATGACCACGGCATCACGGGTGGCCGCGAAAATGAGGTTCAGGTCGTTATTTTCTTCCATACCCTGGTAGGTGGGATAGAGCACGAATTCCTTGTTCACATAGCCCACGCGCGCACCCACGACGGGGCCGAGGAAGGGCATGGGGGAAAGGTGCAGCGCTGCGGAGGCACCTGTCAGAGCAAGTACGTCCGGGTTGGTCTTCTTTCCGGCGGAAAGCACGGTGGCGATGACCTGGACTTCGTCGCGGAAGCCCTTTTGGAACAGTGGGCGGACCGGGCGGTCAATGAGACGGGAAACCAGCGTTTCCCGCTCGGACGGGCGTCCCACTTCACGGCGGAAGTAGTTGCCCGGCACGCGTCCGGCGGCGTAGAGCATTTCCTGATAGTTGCAGGTCAGGGGGAAGAATCCACGGTCTTCGGCCAGGGGCTGGTTCACGGCGGTGACGAGCACCACGGTGTTGCCGGACTGGATGGTGACCGCGCCGCTGGCTTGGTTGGCCAGGCGCCCGGATTCCAAGGTGATTTCGATGTTGCCCACCTTGGCGGTCAGGCTGGTTTTGTCAAAAGGTTTGAGCATACGCTCCTCCTCGGGTTGGCATTGTGCCTTCTGGTCCGGGAGCGTTAGCCGGCTTGGGGAAGAACTCCTGCAAACAGGCAGGAACGCTTTCCGCAGCCAACTAAAGGCTCTCCCGGATCAGGTGCATGATGTGGTCGGGGGAGGAAACACGGTGTTTCCTCCCCCGTTGTCGGCTTGCTCTTCTACTTGCGCAGACCCAGACGCTGGATCAGATCGCGGTAGCGCTGGATGTCCTTGTTGGCAAGGTACTTCAGCAGCTTGCGGCGCTGACCGACGAGCTTCAAGAGGCCCGTGCGGGAGTGGAAGTCCTTCTTGTGGACCTTGAAGTGATCGGTGAGGTAGTTGATCCGCTCGGTGAGCAGAGCAACCTGCACCTCAGGAGAACCAGTGTCACCTTCGTGACGCTTGTACTCTTCAATGATTTTGTTTTTGTCTTGCGTATCCAGTACCACAGCAATTACCTCCTGTTGTAGGGTGGGCGGCGTCGTTTTCCCGGGCTATCTCAGGCCCAGAGACCGCGAAGGATGGCCCATTTGAGTTGTCCGTTCTGAATTTTGGCTTCCACCAGAGCCAGGGGACCGCCCTCGTTGTCGAGCAGCAGCGCTTGATCCCCGGGGGATCCTCCCAGGAGTTGGTCCGGGGCGTCGGCCACGGGCAACCAGGTACCGTTTTTGACCAGTTCCGCCATGGGCGGGGTCAGTCGGTGCCGGGGCCAATGTGGAAGCGCCTCGGCCATGGGAATGACCTTTTCCGGAAAATGTTCCGGATCATTCAGAACGTCGTCCAGGCCATGGGCCTGGTGCAACCCGAAGGGGCGGCTCTCCTCCCGGAGAAGGGCCGTGAGCGTGGCTCCGCATCCAAGTCGTTTCCCCAAGCTGTGGACCAGGGATCGTACATAGGTGCCGGTAGAGCACCTGACGCGGAATTTCGCCACGGGGAGGGTGACGTCCAGCAATTCAGCCGCATGAATGGTTACCGGTTTTGTTTTGACCGGAACCTCCTCGCCCGCACGTGCGAGCGAGTAAAGCGGCTTGCCGTTATGTTTAGCCGCCGAATAGGCGGGAACATCCTGTTCTGTCAAGTCCTGCCAGGCGTCGACTGCCTCGCGGACCTGGTCCGGGGTGACGTCCACATTCGTTTCCTGGATGATTTTTCCTTGGATGTCGAATGTATCGGTACAAATTCCCAGACGAAATTCACCGGAATAGGTTTTGGAATCCTCGCTCAAATAGGGGGCCAGTTTGGTACCCTGCCCAAGGAGAACCAGCAAAACGCCTTCGGCCAGTGGATCCAGTGTCCCGGCATGGCCGATTTTTCGTTGTCCGAGCTGACGCTTGATGTCCGTAAGGCAACCGGCTGAAGTCGGACCCGAGGGTTTATGCAGCACAAGCACGCCGTCGCGTTGGCGTGGATCACGTTTTGGTTTCCTGCCCATGATACCTATTCCGCCAGCCCTTGCAAGACCTGATCGATGCTGTCCACAAGCGTTCGGGTCACGTGTTCAAGAGAGCCGCGCAGGTTTCCGCCGGCAGCGTTTTTATGGCCTCCGCCGCCGAGCAGGGCGGCAACCCCCTGAATGTCGTCGTCGCCGTTGGATCGCAGGCTGAATTTCCAGTACTCCGGTTCGTCCTCGCGCAGGATGGCGGAAACGCGCACACCGCGTAGCTGGCGGACGAAATTGACCAGGCCATCGCAGTCCTCGGTACTTGTGCCGGTGCGGCGTTGTGTTTCCAGGTCCGCAACCACGAGACCCATGCGGCCGTCAAGGTGCATTTCCAGGGTGGCGATGACGGCGGAGAGAAGTTTCAACCGTTGCGGAGTCCACTGGTTGATGATTTTGGGGTTGATTTCACCGGGCTTGACTCCGGCCCGATACAGGTCAGCGGCAAGCTCCAGGGTTTTGGGCTTGGTGCTGCCGTAGGTGAAGAATCCTGTATCCGTGGCCACGGCCAGGTAGACCGCTTCTCCCAGCGGGCCTGCAAGCTCCAGATCCAAAGCGTGGGCGATTTCTGCAATCATGGCTCCCACTGCGGGGTAGTCGATATCCACCCAATTCAACGTGCCGAATTCCGGATTGCTGATGTGGTGGTCGATGTTCACCGTGCGTTCCGGGATCAAGGCAGCGTCCAGGGCTGTACCGACCCGGTTTTTTGCCCCGCAGTCCACCACCAGCGACCATGCCGGAAGCGGGTTCGGCAGTTCCGTGGTAACGGGAGCCGGTAGCTGCACCCAGTCAAAGGCGCGAGGCAATCCCGAAGCGTTATACAGGGTGAAACGCTTGCCCAGGGCTTGCAGAATCCAGCCCAGGGCCGCGGTGCTGCCGATGGCATCACCGTCAGGATTGACGTGGGCGGAGATCAGGAAGTCGTCCTGTTCCCGAAGCAGATCAGCTATCTTGTGGGCCGGAGTGGGCATAGACCATGTCCTCAAGAAAGGTATCACGCGCAAAGCGCAGTTCCGGAACAAATTTGAGCTTCAGACGGCGACCCAGCTTGGAGCGCAGGAATCCGGCCGCGTGTTCGAGTGCGCTTTGCACCTCGGCTTCACGTTCCGAGTCGCCGCTCATGGTGTAGAGCGCCTCGGCAATGCGCAGGTCGCGGTTCATGCGCACGCCGCTGATGGTGACCATGTCCAGACGCGGATCCTGCACGTCCTCTACAAGGAGGGTACCGATTTCGCGTTGGATTTGGTCGGCCAGCCGGATGGACCGGCGGGAAGAGGTAGTTTTCATGATGGCCTCGGCTCCTTGGGATTATTCCCCAGAAAATACTTCCGTTTCGCAGCGGACCAATTCGGCGGGGGAAATGGCCTCCACCATGGCCAGGGTTTTGGCCAGGCGGCTTTCCACCTTTCGGGTCTCATTGGCCACCGTGACCACGGCCAGCACCAGGCGGCCGTGTACGTCCTGCGCCTCCACCTCGGAGACCGCCACGTTGAATTTGTTACGGATTTTTTGTTTCAGGCTCAGGGCCACTTTGCGTTTGCCTTTGAGGGAATTATTGCCGTGCAGCAGAAATTCCAGGCTGAGTACGCCGATAATCATGGCCTGCCTCCAGCAGGGGAGCGGCGGGCCGACCCCCCTGAAAACGGCTTGGCCCGTCCGTGCCCGAAGGCCGCGAACGGGAGTGACGAAAGATTCCGGACCGGGCGGGAATCGCAATGATTCCCGCCCAATGCCTCCGGTTGGCTAGTCGATGGTACGGGCCACCTCGCGTTCCTCGAACGCCTCAATGATGTCCCCGACCTTGACGTCGTTGAACCGTTCCAGTCCCACGCCGCACTCAAAGTCCTTGGCCACTTCCTTGGCGTCGTCCTTGAAGCGTTTCAAGGAGGAGAGCGTTCCGGTGTAGACCACCACGCCGTCACGCAGCAGGCGGACCTTGGCGTTACGGGTCAACTTGCCCTGGACCACCATGCAGCCGGCCACGGTTCCGACCTTGGGTACGCTGAAGGTGTCGCGCACTTCGGCCTGACCGAGATAGTCCTCAACGGTGTCGGGCGTGAGCATGCCGCTCATGGCGTCCTTCACTTCGTTGGTCAGCTTGTAGATGATGTCGTAGAAACGGATTTCCACGTTTTCTTGATCGGCAACGTCCTTGATGCGTGCCTCGGGCCGGATGTTGAACCCGATGATGATGGCGTCAGAAGCCGAAGCCAGCAGAATGTCGGATTCCGTGATGGCACCGGTGCCGCCGTGGCGCACATGCACATGAATTTCGTCCGTGGACAGCTTGCCGAGCGCTTCGGTGACAGCTTCCAACGAGCCTTGCACGTCTGCCTTGACAATGAGGTTCAGATCCTGGGCCTCGTTTTCCGGGCGGGAAGCCAGGAAGGATTCCAGGGTGACCTTGGCCTTACCCGCAAGTTCTTTGTCGCGGTGCTTGCCCAATCGGATGGAGGCGATGCGCTTAGCCACCTTGTCGTC is drawn from Paucidesulfovibrio gracilis DSM 16080 and contains these coding sequences:
- a CDS encoding tetratricopeptide repeat protein, giving the protein MKQFPPLVRPLPGPALSALAWILAFAWMLVWGGEADAASVAFRTRADTDVLTFELAGSPQEASVRRNGARSVLVRLPEGDVLETTGPFTGARLIGTVSPVAEGALVELNTNGFGYIFTPVPGQNSLQVQFFRDPTGARWTAPQEQEAGTQETAVPVPDEPNPAPNPDTPTVAVPEQGPVSADIPQVQETDLPAEGGEVPAGQQGRNPVGVPPDRALASPRTNGNSLFSVPYAVRVPVSGLDNEVRVSPSEVGSVDMDTGSARFKAVNTVAEPAPPRDVLPPTGIEVPPSESDQPGVEQGTGVSPADGMTRTEEDSATVAASEPPSSSLEQEAAQAMREAQQAYDQGEEDTPQQVSEEAPVQEEAVADAASDAEPQQEGVRVDDEAVQQSIDTIEAENAQARSVAQDSGLPPEQAQRLEALQLQLLKAQSHVAAGKLREARDELESILAAPELTSEMRLEATYSLGGVLMTLYKDAPEAHFDEITSLYKEAMNADTDSPNIPQALLNLGLINLRVGNLPEARAYFDLLQSQYPDNESVPAVEYYWGEHYYRQQDWQEAADRFQDFIERYPEQERLARLAAFRLAESLKNLGLYDQAFQIVDYIDKRWPQVFESNPGFLKLAGDVEYHLGKLDPAKEHYWTYYNINPQAEQADVVLARIGDVFLRQDKTRAARSIYERVVEQYPDMEGGLIAKMRLAEEGIYDEPTMLEMVTVFDRPFTLRPKQVYTEIVDEHPTSPLAPLALLKLGMWHFYQKEYPEALAAAQRLMDEYPRSELTDRARELGNRAFALAVPQLLDQERYAEVVDYWERYPFINESEGEEGNATRIGVARAYAALDRYDKSLALLKPFLQEEQVPEFSEMALAVAADVYLKQRAWNRINSLSSLATEHWDLSDRARRLLMHANAVALENLGEHRKSARLWAQLGADEDVEAFIRADSLYFMAKEAMKHDDLRRVFVYSQEALSLLLSTNGDQEKIKDCMLMSIHATERSGRYRQALKWALEYDKYVPEDDAEWAGHRYKIAQLYRKSGFPEEWRETMEGLRDARPGTLYGRLAATALETEQLERRASEYAPIPN
- the amrB gene encoding AmmeMemoRadiSam system protein B, which gives rise to MTMKREPIVAGQFYPADPGILEREVRGYLSQADVSETAEGRTLLAMVPHAGYMFSGGVCGRTLGEARLPRTIVLLGPNHTGLGERMAVWGQGQWELPGGGIPIAESLAQSMVAQVPGCTFDPLAHKREHSLEVVLPFLRCLHPEIQVVPVAVSEPSPESLVSAGRVLGELLAAWEEPVSLVVSSDMSHYVSEKRAHELDRMAIDALRSLEPGLLYETVRRERITMCGVLPMTMGLAAVVTMGAKSARLVSYATSAEVTQDVEQVVGYAGILMD
- the pnp gene encoding polyribonucleotide nucleotidyltransferase gives rise to the protein MLKPFDKTSLTAKVGNIEITLESGRLANQASGAVTIQSGNTVVLVTAVNQPLAEDRGFFPLTCNYQEMLYAAGRVPGNYFRREVGRPSERETLVSRLIDRPVRPLFQKGFRDEVQVIATVLSAGKKTNPDVLALTGASAALHLSPMPFLGPVVGARVGYVNKEFVLYPTYQGMEENNDLNLIFAATRDAVVMVEGGANFLSESIIADALEWGHEQIKPLFDLQDALREKVGKPKQEVVEPQEDEEVSSFVEELVSDELKTALTTPEKMARKAAKDAVKTKVKDAGAEKWAEQPEKVKAIGDVLSKLEKKIVRRRIVEEGKRIDGRDLTTVRPLSIEVGLLPMTHGSALFRRGETSACCVATLGSSRDEQRIETLTGELNKDFMLHYNFPPYCVGEARMLRGPSRREIGHGALAERAISPVLPGDEFPFTVRVVSEIMESNGSSSMASVCGATMALMDAGVPINAPVAGIAMGLCKEDDEYYVLTDILGDEDALGDMDFKCAGTAEGVTAIQMDIKITGIPSDVLRRALKQAREARLHILEHMQECLEKPREELSAYAPQMAELTINPEKIRSVIGPGGKNIKAITAETQADIDIEDSGKVMIFAPNQASLEKAREMVQYYDQTPVPGRNYVGTVRKVLEVGALVEILPGVEGMLHVSQIDVERVENVSDVVQLGQEVTVKVIELEAGGRIRLSRKAWLMEQAGQEVNIEDFKRPGGGRDRRGGGRNDRGGRDNRGGRDNRGGGRRR
- the rpsO gene encoding 30S ribosomal protein S15; translation: MVLDTQDKNKIIEEYKRHEGDTGSPEVQVALLTERINYLTDHFKVHKKDFHSRTGLLKLVGQRRKLLKYLANKDIQRYRDLIQRLGLRK
- the truB gene encoding tRNA pseudouridine(55) synthase TruB, translating into MGRKPKRDPRQRDGVLVLHKPSGPTSAGCLTDIKRQLGQRKIGHAGTLDPLAEGVLLVLLGQGTKLAPYLSEDSKTYSGEFRLGICTDTFDIQGKIIQETNVDVTPDQVREAVDAWQDLTEQDVPAYSAAKHNGKPLYSLARAGEEVPVKTKPVTIHAAELLDVTLPVAKFRVRCSTGTYVRSLVHSLGKRLGCGATLTALLREESRPFGLHQAHGLDDVLNDPEHFPEKVIPMAEALPHWPRHRLTPPMAELVKNGTWLPVADAPDQLLGGSPGDQALLLDNEGGPLALVEAKIQNGQLKWAILRGLWA
- a CDS encoding DHH family phosphoesterase, with the translated sequence MPTPAHKIADLLREQDDFLISAHVNPDGDAIGSTAALGWILQALGKRFTLYNASGLPRAFDWVQLPAPVTTELPNPLPAWSLVVDCGAKNRVGTALDAALIPERTVNIDHHISNPEFGTLNWVDIDYPAVGAMIAEIAHALDLELAGPLGEAVYLAVATDTGFFTYGSTKPKTLELAADLYRAGVKPGEINPKIINQWTPQRLKLLSAVIATLEMHLDGRMGLVVADLETQRRTGTSTEDCDGLVNFVRQLRGVRVSAILREDEPEYWKFSLRSNGDDDIQGVAALLGGGGHKNAAGGNLRGSLEHVTRTLVDSIDQVLQGLAE
- the rbfA gene encoding 30S ribosome-binding factor RbfA encodes the protein MKTTSSRRSIRLADQIQREIGTLLVEDVQDPRLDMVTISGVRMNRDLRIAEALYTMSGDSEREAEVQSALEHAAGFLRSKLGRRLKLKFVPELRFARDTFLEDMVYAHSGPQDS
- a CDS encoding DUF503 domain-containing protein, coding for MIIGVLSLEFLLHGNNSLKGKRKVALSLKQKIRNKFNVAVSEVEAQDVHGRLVLAVVTVANETRKVESRLAKTLAMVEAISPAELVRCETEVFSGE